A stretch of Helicobacter pylori DNA encodes these proteins:
- the rpsP gene encoding 30S ribosomal protein S16 has protein sequence MTVIRLTRIGRKKKPFYRVVVTDSRKRRDGGWIESIGYYNPLSEPKDIKIDKERLDYWKGVGAKMSERVEKLSQKA, from the coding sequence ATGACAGTCATTAGACTCACGCGCATCGGGAGAAAGAAAAAGCCTTTTTATAGGGTGGTGGTAACCGATTCTAGGAAAAGAAGGGATGGAGGCTGGATTGAATCCATTGGGTATTACAACCCTTTAAGCGAGCCTAAAGATATTAAGATTGATAAGGAGCGCTTGGATTATTGGAAAGGCGTGGGGGCTAAAATGAGCGAGAGGGTAGAAAAACTTTCTCAAAAAGCCTAA
- the ffh gene encoding signal recognition particle protein, with the protein MFQALSDGFKNALNKIRFQDDEKALDRALDELKKTLLKNDVHHKVARELLKKVESQTKLSGIGKQQFLDALEKSLLEILSAKGSSGFTFSQTPPTVVLMAGLQGSGKTTTTAKLAHYLKTKNKKVLLCACDLQRLAAVEQLKVLGEQVGVEVFYEENKSVKEIANNALKRAKEAQFDVLLVDSAGRLAIDKELMQELKEVKEVLNPHEVLYVADALSGQDGVKSASAFNEEIGVSGVVLSKFDSDSKGGIALGITYQLGLPLRFIGSGEKIPDLDVFVPERIVGRLMGAGDIISLAEKTASVLNPNEAKDLSKKLKKGQFTFNDFLNQIEKVKKLGSMSSLISMIPGLGNMASALKDTDLESSLEVKKIKAMVNSMTKKERENPEILNGSRRKRIALGSGLEVSEINRIIKRFDQASKMAKRLTNKKGISDLMNLMSQAKNQMPPKMR; encoded by the coding sequence ATGTTTCAAGCGTTAAGCGATGGGTTTAAAAACGCACTCAATAAAATCCGCTTTCAAGATGATGAAAAGGCGCTAGATCGGGCGTTAGATGAATTGAAAAAAACGCTCTTGAAAAATGATGTGCATCATAAAGTGGCTAGAGAATTGCTCAAAAAAGTGGAAAGCCAGACTAAACTTAGTGGCATCGGTAAGCAGCAATTTTTAGACGCTTTAGAAAAGAGTTTGTTAGAAATTTTAAGCGCTAAAGGGAGCAGTGGTTTCACTTTCTCTCAAACGCCCCCCACCGTGGTTTTAATGGCCGGTTTGCAAGGGAGCGGTAAGACAACCACCACCGCTAAACTCGCTCATTATTTAAAAACCAAAAATAAAAAAGTGCTTTTATGCGCATGCGATTTGCAACGCTTAGCGGCAGTGGAGCAATTAAAGGTTTTGGGCGAACAGGTGGGCGTGGAAGTTTTTTATGAAGAAAATAAAAGCGTGAAAGAAATCGCCAACAACGCTTTAAAAAGGGCTAAAGAAGCGCAATTTGATGTTTTACTCGTGGATAGCGCGGGGCGTTTAGCCATTGATAAAGAGCTTATGCAAGAATTAAAAGAAGTTAAAGAAGTCTTAAACCCCCATGAGGTGCTGTATGTCGCAGACGCCTTGAGCGGGCAAGATGGGGTCAAAAGCGCGAGCGCATTTAATGAAGAAATAGGCGTGAGCGGGGTGGTGTTAAGCAAATTTGATAGCGATTCTAAAGGGGGTATCGCTTTAGGCATCACTTACCAATTAGGCTTACCCTTGCGCTTCATTGGGAGCGGGGAAAAAATCCCTGATTTAGATGTGTTTGTGCCTGAAAGAATCGTGGGGCGTTTGATGGGGGCTGGAGATATTATCTCGCTCGCTGAAAAAACCGCTAGCGTTTTAAACCCTAATGAAGCCAAAGATTTGAGCAAAAAACTCAAAAAAGGGCAATTCACTTTCAACGATTTTTTAAACCAAATTGAAAAGGTGAAAAAATTAGGCTCTATGAGTTCTCTAATTTCTATGATTCCAGGTTTAGGGAATATGGCAAGCGCGCTAAAAGACACGGATTTAGAGAGTTCTTTAGAAGTGAAAAAAATCAAGGCCATGGTCAATTCCATGACCAAAAAAGAGCGAGAAAACCCCGAGATTTTAAACGGCAGCCGAAGAAAAAGGATCGCTTTAGGGAGCGGCTTAGAAGTGTCTGAAATCAATCGCATCATCAAACGCTTTGATCAGGCGAGCAAAATGGCGAAACGCTTAACCAATAAAAAGGGCATTAGCGATTTGATGAATCTAATGAGTCAGGCTAAAAATCAAATGCCCCCTAAAATGCGTTAA
- the murG gene encoding undecaprenyldiphospho-muramoylpentapeptide beta-N-acetylglucosaminyltransferase, translating into MKFALTGGGTGGHLSIAKALAIELEKQGIEAIYLGSTYGQDKEWFENSPLFSERYFFNTQGVVNKSFFKKIGSLFLQAKATFKAKEILKKHQITHTISVGGFSAGPASFASLLNKIPLYIHEQNAIKGSLNRYLSPKAKAVFSSYAFKDKGHHVLTSYPVQNAFFDSARTRTEIKHILFLGGSQGAKAINEFALLNAPKLTKQGIKITHICGSNAHERMRFFYQELGLLDKVELFAFHNNITEVMHRADLCVSRAGASSVWELCANGLPTIFIPYPFASNNHQYYNVLEFEKENLCYVVPQNELLPKKLFEVIRKLNQKDDQGNKNLTAISNQLQQKIAKDGAKTIIETILSA; encoded by the coding sequence ATGAAATTCGCTCTTACAGGGGGAGGCACAGGGGGGCATCTCTCTATCGCTAAAGCCTTAGCCATAGAATTAGAAAAGCAAGGCATAGAGGCTATTTATTTAGGCTCCACTTATGGGCAAGATAAAGAATGGTTTGAAAACAGCCCCTTATTTAGCGAACGCTATTTTTTCAACACGCAAGGCGTGGTCAATAAAAGCTTTTTTAAAAAAATAGGCTCTTTATTTTTGCAAGCTAAAGCCACATTTAAGGCTAAAGAAATCTTAAAAAAACACCAGATCACGCACACCATTAGCGTGGGAGGGTTTAGTGCAGGGCCGGCGAGTTTTGCAAGCTTACTCAATAAAATACCCCTTTATATCCATGAGCAAAATGCGATTAAAGGCTCTCTTAATCGCTACCTTTCCCCCAAAGCTAAAGCGGTGTTTTCAAGCTATGCTTTTAAAGATAAGGGTCATCATGTTTTAACCTCCTATCCCGTGCAAAACGCTTTTTTTGATTCCGCTAGGACTCGAACTGAAATCAAGCATATTTTATTTTTAGGCGGTTCGCAAGGGGCAAAAGCGATCAATGAATTCGCTTTATTAAACGCTCCCAAACTCACCAAACAAGGGATTAAAATCACGCATATTTGTGGCTCAAACGCTCATGAAAGAATGCGTTTTTTTTACCAGGAATTAGGGCTGTTGGACAAGGTAGAATTGTTCGCTTTCCACAACAACATCACAGAAGTCATGCATAGAGCGGATTTGTGTGTGAGCCGAGCGGGTGCTAGTAGCGTGTGGGAATTGTGCGCCAATGGCTTACCCACGATTTTTATCCCCTACCCTTTTGCGAGCAATAACCACCAGTATTACAATGTCTTAGAATTTGAAAAAGAAAACTTATGCTATGTCGTGCCTCAAAATGAATTATTGCCTAAAAAACTCTTTGAAGTCATTAGAAAGCTCAACCAAAAAGACGATCAAGGCAATAAAAACCTAACCGCTATCAGCAACCAATTGCAACAAAAAATCGCTAAAGACGGCGCAAAAACCATCATTGAAACGATTTTGAGCGCCTAA
- the trmD gene encoding tRNA (guanosine(37)-N1)-methyltransferase TrmD, with the protein MKFSVLTLFPQLVWPYFEDSILKRALEKNLFELEVLNLRDFSANKYQKADHTLIGGGAGQILDPEMIENALYSVKNPKHTIFLSAVGKPFKQIDAMRLAQKKHVVLVCGRYEGFDERSIELSADEVFCIGDFILTGGELGALCLIDSIARHIQGVLGNAQSLENESFENHYLEAPNFANAVFKSKEINKIPAPLEYSKGNHAKIKQLKLDLSKLRTKFYRLDLFKQHKS; encoded by the coding sequence GTGAAATTCAGCGTTTTGACCCTTTTTCCGCAACTTGTATGGCCTTATTTTGAAGATTCTATTTTAAAAAGAGCGTTAGAAAAAAATCTTTTTGAATTGGAAGTGTTAAACCTTAGGGATTTTAGCGCTAATAAATATCAAAAAGCGGATCACACGCTCATTGGTGGGGGTGCGGGGCAAATTTTAGACCCTGAGATGATAGAAAACGCACTCTATTCTGTTAAAAACCCTAAACACACGATTTTTTTAAGCGCGGTGGGCAAGCCTTTCAAGCAAATAGACGCGATGCGTTTGGCTCAAAAAAAGCATGTCGTTTTGGTGTGCGGTCGTTATGAGGGCTTTGATGAACGATCTATTGAATTGAGCGCTGATGAGGTTTTTTGTATAGGCGATTTTATTTTGACAGGGGGCGAGCTTGGGGCGTTGTGCTTGATAGATAGTATCGCTCGCCACATTCAAGGGGTCTTGGGTAACGCCCAATCTTTAGAAAATGAGAGCTTTGAAAACCATTATTTGGAAGCCCCTAATTTCGCTAACGCTGTTTTTAAATCCAAAGAAATCAATAAAATCCCTGCCCCTTTAGAATATTCTAAAGGAAATCATGCTAAAATCAAGCAACTAAAACTTGATTTGTCAAAATTAAGGACGAAATTCTACCGCCTTGATTTATTCAAACAGCACAAATCATGA
- the rimM gene encoding ribosome maturation factor RimM (Essential for efficient processing of 16S rRNA), translated as MVSMLLVGRIGKSVGLNGGLKLHLESDFPECLKKGVKVSVAPLNAFSRASSFKEYTIHSYEHAKNLLFLETIHTPEKAKELTNLGLFMSEAESKKLCVLKEWEFFYCDLVGLSVVEENEILGKVIEIQRISQTDYFMVETTRSLVEKGLAKIFLIPYRDFYIKEILLQDKKITTHNAKTLLENS; from the coding sequence ATGGTTTCTATGCTTTTAGTGGGCAGAATTGGTAAAAGCGTGGGGCTTAATGGGGGATTAAAGCTCCATTTAGAGAGCGATTTTCCAGAGTGCTTAAAAAAGGGCGTTAAGGTGAGCGTCGCTCCCTTGAACGCTTTCTCTCGCGCTTCTTCTTTTAAAGAATATACAATCCATTCTTATGAACATGCCAAAAATTTGTTGTTTTTAGAAACGATCCACACGCCCGAAAAGGCTAAAGAGCTGACTAATTTAGGGCTTTTTATGAGCGAAGCAGAGAGTAAAAAACTCTGTGTTTTAAAAGAGTGGGAGTTTTTTTATTGCGATTTAGTAGGGCTTAGCGTGGTGGAAGAAAACGAGATTCTAGGAAAAGTCATAGAAATCCAAAGGATTTCTCAAACAGATTATTTCATGGTTGAAACCACGAGAAGTTTGGTTGAAAAAGGTTTGGCTAAGATTTTTTTAATCCCTTATAGGGATTTTTATATCAAAGAAATCCTTTTGCAAGACAAAAAAATAACCACCCATAACGCTAAAACGCTTTTAGAGAATAGTTGA
- a CDS encoding NYN domain-containing protein, translating into MEKTETTIFVDWENLLADLKAIQETDERLKEPNFSFNNPDQLLALIRSFLEPEEELKRIYFYVSEPFTEVEPRIKGNKNEEVEEYKEKNPKDYEKRVNKLGIIQSFNHAIAQQNQVKLRVGRVKFKFVYKFEDKEVYDLEAKIFIPYLKLRQKQVDALLVHDITKLYCTKQGGCILLFSRDTDFVPVLEAAWEKGFEVFIANIQESPNSVPSDLKKSCNVRERSVADIVDNLPKNQYTSKKKNFSPNEPFNNPFKDQLFKKN; encoded by the coding sequence ATGGAAAAAACTGAAACCACGATTTTTGTGGATTGGGAAAATCTTCTCGCCGATTTGAAAGCAATCCAAGAAACGGATGAGCGTTTAAAAGAGCCTAATTTTAGTTTCAACAATCCCGATCAACTCTTAGCGCTAATCCGTTCGTTTTTGGAGCCTGAAGAGGAATTGAAGCGGATCTATTTTTATGTATCTGAGCCTTTCACAGAAGTTGAACCTAGAATCAAGGGCAATAAAAACGAAGAAGTTGAGGAGTATAAAGAGAAGAATCCTAAAGATTATGAGAAAAGAGTGAATAAATTAGGGATTATCCAATCTTTCAACCATGCGATCGCCCAACAAAATCAAGTGAAATTACGAGTCGGGCGGGTAAAGTTCAAATTCGTATATAAGTTCGAAGACAAAGAAGTCTATGATCTAGAAGCCAAGATTTTCATACCTTACTTAAAGTTGCGTCAAAAACAAGTTGATGCACTGTTGGTGCACGATATTACCAAGCTGTATTGCACCAAACAAGGAGGGTGTATTTTGCTGTTCAGCAGGGATACCGATTTTGTGCCTGTGTTAGAAGCCGCTTGGGAGAAAGGCTTTGAAGTCTTCATCGCCAACATTCAAGAAAGCCCCAATTCTGTCCCTTCAGACTTGAAGAAGTCTTGCAATGTGAGAGAACGCAGTGTCGCTGACATTGTAGATAACTTGCCAAAAAATCAGTACACCTCCAAGAAAAAGAACTTTTCCCCCAACGAGCCTTTTAACAACCCATTTAAAGACCAACTCTTTAAGAAGAACTAA
- the rplS gene encoding 50S ribosomal protein L19, which yields MKNRYIQQFEDAQLKDKTMPAFKAGDTLRLGITIKEGEKTRTQYFEGVCIAIRGNGVDKTFCVRKIGANNIGVEKIFPFYSESLASVEVLRVGRVRRAKLYYLRDRRGKAARIKEVRH from the coding sequence ATGAAAAACCGCTACATTCAGCAGTTTGAAGACGCTCAATTAAAAGACAAGACCATGCCAGCGTTTAAGGCCGGCGATACTTTGAGATTGGGTATTACCATTAAAGAAGGCGAAAAAACACGAACTCAGTATTTTGAAGGCGTGTGCATTGCGATTAGAGGCAATGGCGTGGATAAGACTTTTTGCGTGCGTAAAATAGGGGCTAACAATATCGGCGTGGAGAAAATTTTCCCTTTTTATAGCGAAAGTTTGGCGAGCGTTGAGGTGTTGCGTGTGGGTAGGGTGCGCCGTGCGAAGCTCTACTACTTGCGCGATAGGAGAGGTAAGGCAGCAAGGATTAAAGAAGTCCGCCATTAA
- the fliW gene encoding flagellar assembly protein FliW — protein MNYFLKAPILGFEHINEVRLEKIDSLFSRLISQTNSPMALDMVLVNPYCLREYSFVIPKYIELLLELDSHSKVEVYCVVVLQKNLEDSMVNFLAPLVFNSKNGFGAQVALSMMDYPDFGFRDPLKSFVVKERERA, from the coding sequence GTGAATTACTTTTTAAAAGCCCCTATTTTAGGATTTGAGCATATCAATGAAGTGCGTTTGGAAAAAATTGATTCCTTATTCAGCCGGTTAATTAGCCAAACCAATTCACCCATGGCGTTGGATATGGTCTTAGTGAATCCTTATTGTTTGAGGGAATACAGCTTTGTGATACCCAAATACATAGAATTACTGCTAGAATTAGATTCTCATTCCAAAGTGGAGGTGTATTGCGTGGTCGTGTTGCAAAAAAATTTAGAAGATTCTATGGTTAATTTCTTAGCCCCCTTAGTGTTTAATTCCAAAAATGGCTTTGGCGCTCAAGTCGCGCTTTCTATGATGGATTATCCGGATTTTGGCTTTAGAGATCCTTTAAAAAGCTTTGTGGTTAAAGAAAGAGAACGAGCTTAA
- the valS gene encoding valine--tRNA ligase, whose translation MKQEPTTYQPQEIEKKIYEICSHRGYFEIDGNEKIQEKGKRFCLMMPPPNVTGILHIGHALTLSLQDILARYKRMDGYKTLYQPGLDHAGIATQNVVEKQLLSQGIKKEDLGREEFIKKVWEWKEKSGGAILEQMKRLGVSAAFSRTRFTMDKGLQRAVKLAFLKWYEKGLIVQDNYMVNWCTKDGALSDIEVEYEERKGALYYIRYYLENQKDYLVVATTRPETLFGDSAIMVNPNDERYKHLVGQKAILPLINRTIPVIADAHVEMEFGTGCVKVTPGHDFNDYEVGKRHHLEAIKIFDEKGILNTHCGEFENLERLEARDKVVERLKENALLEKIEEHTHQVGHCYRCHNVVEPYVSKQWFVKPEIAQSSIEKIQQGLARFYPSNWINNYNAWMRELRPWCISRQLFWGHQIPVFTCENNHQFVSLDTPLNCPTCKSEKLEQDKDVLDTWFSSGLWAFSTLGWGQEKSGLFNENDLKDFYPNTTLITGFDILFFWVARMLFCSESLLGELPFKDIYLHALVRDEKGEKMSKSKGNVIDPLEMIEKYGADSLRFTLANLCATGRDIKLSTTHLENNKNFANKIFNAVSYLKLKQEAFKDKERLNEYQTPLGRYAKSRLNLVTKEVRNALDNYRFNDATTLLYRFLWGEFCDWFIEFSKVENEAIDELGSVLKEALKLLHPFMPFISESLYHKLSNTELENAHSIMVMPYPKDLVQDEKLEHEFEVIKDCIVSLRRLKIMLETPPIVLKEASVGLREKIENTERLQTYAQKLAKLEKVSVISSKPLKSVSDVGEFCQTYANLENLDLSPLIARLKKQLEKLEKERLKLNLHNENFVKNAPKSVLEKAKEGLKTLLEKEGKIKQELDLLEQP comes from the coding sequence ATGAAACAAGAACCCACCACCTACCAACCCCAAGAGATAGAAAAAAAGATTTATGAAATTTGCTCTCATAGGGGGTATTTTGAAATTGATGGCAATGAAAAAATCCAAGAAAAAGGCAAGCGATTTTGTTTGATGATGCCCCCTCCTAATGTGACCGGTATTTTACACATAGGGCATGCTTTAACTTTAAGCTTGCAAGATATTTTAGCGCGCTATAAACGCATGGATGGGTATAAGACTTTGTATCAGCCAGGGCTTGATCACGCTGGCATTGCGACGCAAAATGTTGTGGAAAAGCAGCTTTTAAGTCAAGGGATTAAAAAAGAAGATTTAGGGCGTGAAGAGTTCATTAAAAAAGTGTGGGAGTGGAAAGAAAAGAGCGGGGGAGCGATTTTAGAGCAAATGAAGCGTTTAGGCGTGAGCGCGGCTTTTTCTAGGACTCGTTTCACGATGGATAAGGGCTTGCAAAGAGCGGTCAAATTGGCGTTTTTGAAATGGTATGAAAAGGGCCTCATCGTTCAAGATAACTACATGGTGAATTGGTGTACTAAAGACGGGGCGTTGAGCGATATTGAAGTGGAGTATGAAGAGCGTAAGGGGGCGTTGTATTATATTAGATATTATTTAGAAAATCAAAAAGATTATTTAGTGGTGGCTACCACACGCCCTGAAACTTTGTTTGGCGATAGCGCGATTATGGTCAATCCTAACGATGAGAGATACAAGCATTTAGTGGGGCAAAAAGCGATCCTGCCTTTAATCAATCGCACAATCCCTGTTATCGCTGATGCACATGTGGAAATGGAGTTTGGCACAGGGTGTGTGAAGGTTACCCCCGGGCATGATTTTAACGATTATGAAGTGGGCAAACGCCACCATTTGGAGGCGATTAAAATCTTTGATGAAAAGGGGATTTTAAACACGCATTGCGGAGAATTTGAGAACCTGGAGCGATTAGAGGCCAGAGATAAGGTTGTAGAAAGATTAAAAGAAAACGCCTTATTGGAAAAAATAGAAGAACACACGCATCAAGTGGGGCATTGCTATCGTTGTCATAATGTGGTAGAACCTTATGTGTCTAAGCAATGGTTTGTCAAGCCTGAAATCGCTCAAAGTTCTATTGAAAAAATCCAACAAGGTTTGGCGCGATTCTACCCTTCTAATTGGATCAATAATTATAACGCTTGGATGAGGGAATTACGCCCTTGGTGTATCAGCAGGCAATTGTTTTGGGGGCATCAAATACCGGTATTTACTTGCGAGAATAACCACCAGTTCGTAAGCCTTGATACCCCTTTAAATTGCCCTACCTGTAAGAGTGAAAAACTAGAGCAGGATAAAGATGTGCTAGACACATGGTTTAGTTCAGGGCTATGGGCGTTCTCTACTCTAGGGTGGGGGCAAGAAAAAAGCGGTTTGTTTAATGAAAACGATTTGAAAGATTTCTACCCTAACACCACGCTCATTACCGGGTTTGACATCCTCTTTTTTTGGGTGGCCAGAATGCTTTTTTGCAGCGAGTCGCTTTTAGGCGAATTGCCCTTTAAGGATATTTACTTGCACGCCTTGGTTAGGGATGAAAAAGGTGAAAAAATGAGCAAATCTAAAGGCAATGTGATCGATCCTTTAGAGATGATAGAAAAATACGGCGCGGATAGTTTGCGCTTCACTTTAGCCAATTTGTGCGCTACGGGCAGGGACATTAAGCTTTCTACTACGCATTTAGAAAATAACAAGAATTTCGCCAACAAGATTTTTAATGCGGTGAGTTATTTGAAACTCAAACAAGAAGCTTTCAAAGATAAAGAGCGTTTGAACGAATACCAAACGCCTTTGGGGCGTTATGCGAAATCGCGCTTGAATCTTGTTACTAAAGAGGTTCGTAACGCTTTAGACAATTATCGTTTTAATGACGCCACGACTTTGTTATACCGCTTTTTGTGGGGGGAATTTTGCGATTGGTTCATTGAATTTTCTAAAGTGGAAAATGAAGCGATAGACGAGTTAGGGAGCGTGTTAAAAGAGGCTTTAAAACTTTTGCACCCTTTCATGCCCTTTATCAGTGAGTCTTTATACCACAAGCTCAGTAACACGGAACTAGAAAACGCTCATTCTATCATGGTCATGCCTTACCCTAAAGATTTGGTGCAAGATGAAAAATTAGAGCATGAATTTGAAGTGATCAAAGATTGCATCGTGTCTTTAAGGCGTTTGAAAATCATGCTAGAAACCCCACCGATTGTTTTAAAAGAAGCGAGCGTGGGATTGAGGGAGAAAATAGAAAACACAGAGCGTTTGCAAACTTACGCCCAAAAATTAGCGAAATTAGAAAAAGTCAGCGTGATTAGTTCTAAGCCTTTAAAAAGCGTGAGCGATGTGGGGGAATTTTGCCAGACTTATGCAAATTTAGAAAATCTTGATTTAAGCCCGCTCATTGCTCGTTTAAAAAAGCAGCTAGAAAAACTGGAAAAAGAAAGACTAAAACTCAATTTGCACAATGAAAATTTTGTCAAAAACGCGCCTAAAAGCGTGCTAGAAAAAGCCAAAGAGGGTTTAAAAACGCTTTTAGAAAAAGAGGGTAAGATCAAGCAAGAATTGGATTTGTTAGAACAACCATAA
- a CDS encoding KH domain-containing protein, which translates to MRELDPLNTPFSQAECKDYSYCVATFLEKYLKKIVSFPQALSVEYTLLEDKVKQITIYTHPSDIGHVIGKEGKMVSAIKAFVSGVKAKDGFSYKIVVFASKNGDKNPHVLGDQTP; encoded by the coding sequence ATGCGCGAATTAGATCCTTTGAACACGCCTTTTTCTCAAGCTGAGTGTAAGGACTATTCGTATTGCGTGGCAACTTTTTTAGAAAAATATTTAAAAAAGATTGTTTCTTTTCCTCAAGCTTTGAGCGTAGAGTACACGCTTTTAGAAGATAAAGTCAAACAAATCACTATTTATACCCACCCATCAGATATAGGGCATGTGATCGGTAAAGAGGGCAAAATGGTGAGCGCGATTAAGGCGTTTGTTTCTGGCGTGAAAGCCAAAGACGGGTTTTCTTATAAAATCGTTGTTTTTGCTAGTAAAAATGGCGATAAAAATCCCCATGTTTTAGGCGATCAAACGCCTTGA